The DNA sequence CCATTGAGCATGCCATGGTGGGGAAGAGCAAACTTCACATTGTAGACTATGGTCCACATCACGGGTTCCAGTGGGCCGGCTTGCTTCGCTGGATGGCGAATAGGGAAGGTGGCCCACCAGAGGTGAGGATAACTGCCATAAGCCGTCTTCAGCCTAGGTCCTGTCCATCTGAAGGGACTGATGATACAGGGCGCCGGTTGGACAAGTGTGCCCGTGAGTTTGGCGTGCCATTCAAGTTCCATGCCATCACTGCAAAATGGGAGACAAtttccatcgatgacttgaaaACAGAGGCTGATGAGGTGCTTGTTGTGGTTGACCTCTTTAGTTTCAGTATCTTGAGGGAGGAGAATATCTACTTTGATGGTCTGAGCTCCAGGGAtaccgtcctcaacaacattAGGAAGATGCGGCCAGATGTCTTCATCCAGGGTATTATGAATTGTTCACATAGCACCTCCTTCTTGACGCGGTTTCGTGAGGCTTTGTTCTCTTACAGTGCACTGTTTGATATGCTTGATGCAACTATCCCGAGGGACAGTAAACTACGGCCAGTTCTGGAACAGAACATGCTGGGTCATTCTGTGCTGAATCTTGTCGCCTGCGAGGGTGCAGATGTGGTGAACCGCCCTGAGAAGTATAGACGGTGGCAGGTGAGAAACCAGCGGGCAGGCCTGAGGCAGCTACCACTGAAACCAAACATAGTTAAGGTACTCAAGGATAAAGTGATGAAGGACCATCACAAGGACTTTTTCATCAGTGAGGATGGCCAATGGTTGCTGCAAGGTTGGATGGGGCGCATCTTCTATGCCCACTCTACATGGGTTGCGGAAGACACCATTTCTGAGTGAAGCTTTAGTTTTCTGCTACTGAATGGTACCTTTGTCGGCTCCCTTTGCGGCTTTGCCCATGTGTACTATTTGGTTGACTGTCTACTTATTCAGGGACACTCATGTGTCTGCTGAAAATATCCTAGAAGAGCACAATGCATCTTCCTCCCTTAGGCAGTGCATCTTGTTCTGTAAATTACATGTTAGAGTGTTCAGTTTTTGCCTTGAACTCTGAAGAAATAAATTATCAGTTCTTGGATGCCACTACTGCTCTTCTGTGGCTGCCTGAGAAGTTGTTGTGCTCATAAAGATTTATTCTTCACAGAAGTCAATTAATTAGTGGGTGGGTACTTGTTGAGTTCAATGAGGTAAAGAAGTTTTGTCAAGGTCAACCAGTTTTCCACAGCACCAGATTCGTATTTAAGCTAATATGGTAGCAACTATGTGCACTGATTTGTTTCTTGAAGATGTTCATGTTTTATGTACTTGCAGATTTCTCTGTCTCTTCAACCAGCACATAGAAgatccttgcttttgaaatctGCAGTTTCTGAAATTGTGTAATACATGCACTCAAAGCAAGACCTTAAACTTTGCTGGTCCAAGAAAATTGTACTGGTGGGGGTCCATATCTAATGGAtatactttttttaaaaaaaattattcacGATTGTCCTGGATTTGCAATTCCTTGTCCATAGTGTTGTGTGTTATGTTGACATGTTCACCGCAGGTTTACGTTGCTACTTTGCTAGTGAATCGGCCCCTACAGGTGGGTGCAGGAAAGAAACAGCGGACTCTGAACATGTTTATACAGGTATGCTACTTACTAGTTACTACAAGAGATGAGATAAGCATTGGCAATTCCCAGAAGTGAACAATTCAAAGTATAACCATTTCCAAGGTCCCCTGTAAGAAAACAAGAGACAGGATCCTCGGATCTGTCGTGGAATAGTTTTATTTTTCTACTTGATCATTGTCATTGACGCCTTTGATGGAGCAGGGTCTTAACTGAAGCAGAAGCAGGGGACTGTCATCATCTTTCTCAAAGACCCTTTCTTTGTCATGTGTGCAGCAGGCAATCTCGAGGTTTCCGTCAGCCAGCAAGGAGTGAGCTTGTCACCTCTTGGCATAGATCGGATGGTGGCGGAGAACGAGTCCAAGGTGATTCCAAGATGATACCTTCACTCGGCAGTTGTCAGCGGCACCATTACCATCTCCTCGTGAACTATGGCGGCAACCCTGGAGGAGCTGGTGGGTCTCGTCGAGCATTCCCCGCAGTCCCCGTCGGTGTTCCTCCACCTTCCCCCAACGCCCCACCATGACAACGGCGTCCCCTCCTCAGAGCAGCAGCAGGAAGACGTGGCCCTGGAACACATCTCGCGTCTGCtcatggaggaggaggaagaggacatGCATGGCATGTTCTTGATCAACGACAACGACCCCGCACTCGTCCACGCTCAGCAGTCCTTGGCTCAAATCAttgcctcttcttcttcttcttcatcttccaCCAGAAATGGCAATGGCGCATCCCATCTCTACAAGGACGGCAACAGTGCCACAGTCTCCGACATGTGCGCCACCGCCACAGGAGCAGAGGCCTGCAGCGTCATGGACTTGCTGAATATGGCGTTCGTCAAGGGCAGGGAGGAAGGCTGCAAATTCTTGCCCAAAGACAACAAGAAACTGGTGATGAAGGATACTACTAGTAGGAACTACGgcccggaggcggaggcgggcaGAGCATGCAAGGTGATGGCGACGGTGGCCAGGCCGGAAGAGGAGGCCCAGGTGCAGGAGCTGATCGGCAGGATGATGCTGGACGACTGCGAGGTTCCGACGGAGGAGATGGAGCGCCTGCgcgcggccatggcggacgaGGCGGCCATGAGCAACAGCAGggaggcgcggcggcggcggcagcagcaggtGGACATGCGCACGCTGCTGCTGAGCTGCGCGCAGGCGGTGGACGAGCGGCACGGCGCGCgggagctgctggagcaggcGAAGCAGCACGCGTCGCCGACGGGGGACGCCACGCAGCGCCTGGCGCACTGCTTCGTGGAGGCCCTGGAGGCGCGCCTCGCCGGCACGGGGAGCGTGCTGCACAGGTCGCTCGCGGCGCTGGACACGACGACCTTGCTGCAGCAGAGCCCCGAGTTCCTGCAGGCGTACCGGCTGTTCGCCGCCACGTGCTGCTTCCAGAGGGTGGGCTTCGCGTTCGCCAACATGACCATCTGCCGCGCCGCGGCGGGGAGCAGCCGGCTGCACGTCGTGGACTACGGCCTCCACCTGGGCCTCCAGTGGCCGGACCTGCTGCGGCGGCTGGCGGCCAGGGACGGCGGCCCGCCGCCGGAGGTGACGATCACCTGCGTCGACCTCCCGCTGCCGGGGTTCCGGCCGGCCAGACACATGGAGGAGACGGGGCACAGGCTGAGCGACTACGCCCGCGAGCTGGGCGTGCCCTTCAAGTTCCACGCGGTCGCGGCGGCGAGGTGGGAGGCTGTCCGCATCGACCCCGACCCGGACCCCGGCGTGGTGCTGGTGGTGAACAGCCTGTTCAAGCTGGAGACGCTGGCCGACGACAGCTTGGTGGTGGACAGGTCGAGCCCCCGGGACATGGTCCTGGGCGGCATCGCGAGGATGAGGCCCGCCGTGTTCACGCACGGCGTCGTCAACGGGCTGTGCGGCAACTCGTTCCTGACGCGGTTCCGGGAGGCGCTCTTCTACTTCTCGGCGGCGTTCGACATGCTGGACGCCACGCTGCCCCGGAGCAGCGAGCAGCGGATGGTGCTGGAGCGAGACTTCCTGCGCGCCTGCGTCGTCAATGTGGTGGCCTGCGAGGGCCACGACCGGACGGACCGATTCGACACCTACAAGCAGTGGCAGCAGAGGAGCCGGCGCGCCGGGCTGAGGCAGCTGCCGCTGGACCCGGCGGTGGTGGGCGCGGTGACGGAGATGGTGAAGCAGCAGTGCTACCACAGGGAGTTCGTCATCGACGAGAACGACGACGGATGGCTGCTGCAGGGGTGGAAGGGCCGCATCCTCTACGCTCACTCCACCTGGGTTGCTCTTGCTGACGAATCTGCACCGCCGCCGCGTGCCTGAGCTTGCTTTGCCTTGTCGCTGCCGCTAGCAGCCGAGACCTGATGAGCACCGTCGCTGCAGATCCCCTGTATCGCCTGCAAGAAACATCGACCCATGATTGATTGCTACAGTAATACACATGTGCTAACGACTgattaattaaattaaatttaataaattcgtcttgtGGTTTTCAAGCgagtgtgtaattaattttttaattAGTATTTGAATACCTCTTCTGACATCTCATAAAATATTTAATatgacacccaaaatttttttaccTACCAACCAAGCAAAAACTAAAAGCTTAAACAAATACAATATGCTTCTGACATACGAGAAGGTGCTCACAGTATAGGTTAGGGGGTGTCGAAAGATCAAAGAGAGAGCAGCGAGAGTATAAGAAGAGTCGGTACAACAACACAGCATAGGTCACAGGCAAGCCATGACAAGACAACCACCAATCACCGTAGAATGCCACCGCCAAACAACATACTCCGGACGCACAATGATTATTGTGTAACCATACCATCCCTCATAGCTACATTGATCCAAAGCTATTTTTTGTGATGGAGCACAGTGGAAAGGGGACTAAAGATGGTGAGAAATGACACTCCAACCAAGGCATGCCAGAGATAACCTCCCTTTAAGCTGAAGACAACACATCCTCACCAAGCAAGCTCAAGAGATGAACGAATGATGGGGGGAAGCAAGAAGTACCCCACATAGGCAATATGAGGTGAGGTTTTTACGGATCCAACATCCAATATGTTGTGCTGATGTAAGCGTCCAAGTGTGATTAACAAGTGTGATTTCTCTTTATAATCTTTGGCTAAAACTTGTAACTAGTCTTTCTCTCTCATACTAACTCTAAATTTGATgatctttttttaattttttttcctaaAATCATGTCGTATCAGGTTGTTATGTTCCTACTGCTATTACTTTCGCAATCTTTTCATGATTGGGGTTATTTTGAATTATTCTTCATAATGACAAGTGTCAGTAATTTATATACAAATTTGAGGGGTTATTTTTCAATTGTCTTTCGTAATGATAGAGGAGgataatttatatataaaattAGAGGGTTACTTTAAGTATTTTTATAATGACAAAGGTGGgtaattttttttatgaattacaGTAGATCCAATGGCTATATTGAAGATGATAATTAGAGTCTACCAAATTAAAGGTCATATGTTTCTGATTATTGTGAGAATTTCTaggatttattttttttcctagCACATATGATGAGAGTTACCATGATGCCTCCATTGTGGCCTCTAATTAATAATAGTAAGATACACATATGCCAGAAAAATCCGGTCCTACTACTATCCCAACCTCCTAAGGATAATAGTGTTTAAAAAAGTGAAATCAAGAGCTCTTGTGAACAGCTCGAAGCCATCCATCTTTCACATACTTCATTTTTTTCACATGTCCAAAGAAAATTAGATATATAATCCACACCTCAAGCTGAAATATATTTTGCAGGTAATGGTCTGAATAAGATCATGCTTGTTGCTTGGAAACTCTGCTCGTTCTCTGCATTTGTGATCATTGATATACTGTATTACTTTATGTCAGCAGCCTCTGTAAATAAAGCTTACTTAAATCTGTTGGGCGTCGCACAAAAgtatcttcttcctttaattTGGCATATTTCAATAGTTAATGGAAATGTTTTTTTTACGAGACCTAGTTACAGACGTAGATGCTCATAAACACGAGCGCACACTCAACTCTGTAAATACAGGAAACCCTGCTTTTATAAAGCATTGTGATAGGTACCCAAATAAGTAGCTAGGGATACCAGCGCACAAGAAGGCACAAAGCCAAACAAAACAAACGCTGCTATGCAGCAATCAACAGAACTGAAGCCAGCTAACAGAAACCTGAACACCTAGAACTCCAGTAAGCCTCCAACTAGAGCACCAGACAGGCAGACAGAGACAGATATGGGGTTTCTTTCAATGGTCTTATTTACAAATATTATCTTTGTGTGCTGTGTGGAGTTGTAGCGATACATAGCTTTTTCAACCATTACATCCGAGGAACATTGGAAATACTGCCGAGTATTTGTCTCCATTATCAAAGGAGCATTGGAGTTATAGGTAGACAACTAGACATGGTGTCCTGACTCGTTTTGGCACTAGCTAGCTGCTTGGACAcacattttataatttattaattaattaaggagACAGTTCCATACATGTTGCCATGGTTTGTCGTGTTCGTTACGATATATATTAAGCAATGCAAGACCTAGTGCACCACACCGTGCCATAAATTAGCGGTCATTCATGACATGGCAACAACCTCACCACTGAACTAGAGGAATTCTTCGTGAAGGATTCCATGGCGCAGTCACCACTGTCCCCATCCCATGAAGTTTTTCCCCGAAACCCAAAGCAAGAAGCAGGTGGACGAAGTGAGGGCTGCCATCATCATGTCCCTAGTGATATGATGATGCTCCCTTACATCTCACGCATGCTGatggaggacgaggacgacACCGACGATAAGCTGCTCTCTGATCACCCTGCGCTTCTCCAGGTGGAGCAGCCCTTTGCTCAAATCCTCTCCTCCCCTTCCCCTGGTGACACaaatgatggtggtggtggtgatgaaAGGTCGACACCCAGCTACTCATCCTTGTCCAGGTGTCCATATGCAGTAGTGGGGGAGTTCTTGAAGGGCATGGATCAGGCAACAAACATGCTGTTGCCCGGAGCCGGAGGCTTCATATGTGATGATGAGCTGCAGGTGAATCAAACGGCGGCCAGGGAAAGTAGGTCAAAGAAGAGGAATAATAGAGATGATCATAATTTACAAGACGAGGTAATAACAAGGAGCAGCAAAGCCGTGATGACGATCAAGCAGCAGCACGAGGATATTTGTGTCCATGAGACGATGTTAGAGGATATGATGTCAAGTGGCCTCGAGACATACATTAGAGAATTCGAGAAGCTGCGCGTCGACATGGCGAACGAGGCTCATCAGAAGAACATCCGCAAGGGCGGTAAAAAGGCGGTGGTGAGTAACAATGTGGTGGACGTAAGCTCCTTGTTGATCTCTTGCGCACAGGCAGTGGCGGCAAATGATCACGTGAGAGCACGCGACCTACTGAAGCAGATCAAGCAACATGCATCAGAAACAGGGGATGCCACACAGCGGCTAGCTCACTGCTTTGCTAGGGGTTTGGAAGCACGGCTGTTGGGCATGGGGAGCCAGCTTTGGCAATTGGTATTGGCAGAGCGCCTCTCAATCGAGGAATTTCTCAAGGCGCAGAACCTCTACATGGCAGCCTGCAGCTTCAACAAGGTGGTGATCTGTTTTTCCACAATGACCATCTTGCAGGCCATTCAGGGCAAGACAAGGCTGCACATTGTAGACTACGGTATGCGCTTCGGGTTCCATTGGGCACACTTGCTTCGCTTGCTAGCGAGTAGGGAAGGTGGTCCACCAAAGGTGAGGATCACCGCCATACTCCGGTCACGTCTCCGGCCATgtccagctgagctgattgaGGACACAGGGCGCCGGCTCATCAAATGTGCACATGACTCTGGCGTGCCATTCAGTTTCCATGTCATAAGGAAAAAATGGGAGGAAGTCTGCAACGAGGACTTGGACAAACACCCCGACGAGGTGCTCGTAGTGAATGACCACTTCAATTTCAGCACCTTGATGGACGAGAGCATATTCTTCGATAATCCTAGCCCCAGGGATACCGTCCTCCATAACATCAACAAGATGATGCCAGATGTGTTCATCCAAAGCATTCTGAATAGTTCCTATGGTTGCTCCTACTTGTCGCGGTTTAAGGAGGCCTTGTTCTACTACACGGCAATGTTTGACATGTTTGACGCAACCATGCCGCGGGGAAGTAAGCCACGAATGGTGCTTGAGCAGGGCCTGTTTGGAAGAGCTGCAGTAAATGTCATCGCTTGCGAGGGCATCGACCTGTTGGAACGCCCTGAGAAGTACAGACAGTGGCAGGCGAGAAACCAACGGGCAGGGCTCAGGCAGCTGCCATTGCAACCCAAAATTGTTCATACGCTCAAGGAAGAGATCAGGATGTGCCATCACAAGGACCTTTTGATCTGTCAAGACGGTCATTGGCTACTGCAAGGCTGGATGGGGCGCATCCTCTTTGGCCTGTCCACATGGGTAGCACAGGGGTCCTCTTCCGAGTGAACCTTTTGTTTTTAGTTAATTTCGCCACCAATCGAATGGTGTACGTACCAGAGTTATGTGTCCTTATATATACTAGCTATATATGGACCACACCGGTGATCTTGTGTTTTCCAAGTGTCACAATAGCCATGGTCGGTATCTTTGACCATGGCATCCATCAGTTTGCGCAATATGTACCTCTGGAGGAAGATGCATTTGTTTATTTTTGGAGCCTTTTGTTATTTTTTGTGGTTGTTTTATTGTACAGTGCTTGTTCCCTTTTATATCAATACAAGTTCAACAGAGCTTCTGCTGACCGTTTCAAAAAGAGAGAGGAAGATGCATTTGTTTTAGAGAGAAAACTAGTTACCTAGGAACCTTCACAAGATAAtccaaaatttaaattttgaagAGGGCCATGAAACTGAACAATATGTAAGGCTTGAAGGGTGGTTTTATTGACGGGACCTTTGAAAAAGAATATTTTAATTTGTCACCAATGGAAATTACACGGCCTCTGGTTATAAGCGAGGAAAAAAAAGGAGGAAATAGAGACGACACGATGTACAGCTATATAAACTTGTTGGTACCCATGGATACAATTAGGATGAGGCATAGGGAGAGGTCAAATACAATCAaacaaaagaaacaaaaatatttgcAAAAGATAATTTCaagtaaaaaaatgaaaaaaatagctAATTTGCACAGGTCACCTTGCTACACTACGGCACAGTGCATCTCCACCGAGAGCATAAAGATGTACCGAGAGCAGGAAAACGGGCCCTCGGTACATCACTCTTGTACCGACGGTTAAGCTCGGTGAAATAAGACCCTCGGTGCACTTCACGAGTAGCGTTCGGTGAACACATACGCTCGGTACCATTCCCTTCTACCGAGCGTCTAACCCTCGGTAAGATAAAACCCTCGCTAAAACTGTGTTTTAGCGAGCAAAGCTCCTCGGTAGAAAAAACATCTCGGTAAAATTGACGCACCACTCTCTCAGTCGAGTAAACTCCCACAACGTCGTCAACTCCACCGAGAGCACCGTCCGTCGCTCGGTAGAATATGGTCATTCCACCGAGCGCTAATGGGTTGCCTCCGGTGAAATATTTACACCGAGGGGTATGCGGAGCCCTCGGTAGAGTTtggtctttcaaaattcaaaaacactTGAATCCAAAATTTTGCAGACGTGATTTACGAAATTAAAAATTCAAAAACATTTCAATCCAAAGTATGATTTCAAATTGTACCGAGAGCCTGGCTAACCCTCGGTACAAAATGGCTAGTTACCGAGGGTTGCATACAGCGGCGCTCGGTACAAAATTTTTACCGAGGGTGCACCTTGGCCCCTCGGTAAAATGTTTGTACCGAGCGCGGCAATGGGTAACCCTCGGTGACATGGCCATTTTGTACCGAGGGTTGGCTGTGCGCTCGGTATAATTTGAATTCATACTTTTAATTTCGTGTAAATCACGTGGGCGgtttaaaattttgaaataaaaataaaaatgtaccGAGTGCCTTACTATCCAGCACTCGGTAAAGGCCCTAACTGGCCTTATCCAATTCCCCCCCactccttctctctctcacacacactcgTCCCCACACTCagccgcccccgccgccgccgcgctcacCCGCCCGCGATTCCGCCGCCGCGCTCGCCCGTCCTCGTCGCCGGTGCGGCCGCGCCACCCCCCTCGCCGTCGATCCAAGCCTTTGCCCGCCTCTGTCCCCAGCCGCGCCACCTCCCGCGCCGTCCTCGTCGCCGTCCCCGCccgcgcccccgccgccgccgtccacgcCGTCCTCGCCGTCCCCGCCCGCGCTTCGCCGTCCTCGCCGTCCTCGCGGTCCTCGCCGTCCTCGCGGCCTCTGCCCCCGTCCTCTGCCCCCACGCGCGCCCCCCGCAACCTCCTCGCCGGCCGCCCCTGCCCCCACCCCCGGCCGCGGCCCCGTCGCCGTCCACGCCGTCCtcatcgtcgccgtcgtcgcccGCCTCTGCCCCGCCGTCCAGGCCGTCCCCTAATCCGCGGCCCCGCCCCCTGCCTCGCCGTTGTCAGCAAGGGGAACGAGGGgaagaggaaggaggaggagcaagaagggaggaggaggaagaagggaggaaagaggaggaagaagggagggaagaggaaggaggaggagcaagaagggaggaggaagaagaggggcCTTGCCCTCCCCGCTGCGAGCAACGCCACCGCCGGCCGCGACCTCGCCGcgaccaccgccaccgccggcaGCTACACGCCCCCGCTCGAGCAAGGTGAGGCTTCGTGCTTTGGTGAAATGTAATGAAATGTAGTATATGGATGTGAATCGGTGAAATTCAATGAGAATGCGTATGTAGTtgtcggccttcgtgccgtACACTTTATTGCAGGTTTGGATGCCTCACCGTataggggaggtgctgccgaaattaTGGACTAAGCCCCTTGATTTGTTTTTGGTGCAGAGAGTCCCGTCGGAGTCGAGCCAGAGTAGCGGGTTTGCCTGCACTGCTTTGCCTCGCCACTGGAGCCCTGAGGTATGAATAACCCCTCTCTCTCATGGTCATAAATTGCGCAACCTAGTTAGGGTCTCCCGTCCGAAACAGATACAGCTTCACTGTATCTGTTTCGGATTGTCCACGTTTTTTGGACAGCCCGCGGATGCGTAGATGAGATTAGTTTCCATGTTCCGCTCCTATACAAGACAGAATTTCAGCATCACCCCCTGTTGTTCTCTGGATACACACTCTCCCTAGCGGGACGTGTATCAGGAGAAcagcggggaggtgctgccgaaattctGTCTAGTATAGGAGCGGAAATGGAAATTAATCTCATCTACGCATCCgcgggtgggattaggacctatcctcACCTATTAGACAGTAGGAGTACGACCTTTATGGTCATAGTCTATCTTTAGTGGATATGTCATTGTGTGACTACCTATGCTAAAGGATGGATGACCGTAAGTGGATGTACGACGGTCGTAGAAGCAGATGGGATTTTGATGATGAGTGGCAGCAGAAGACCAATGAATTCTTGGAGCGTGCATTTGGCAACTCTCCAGCATTTGTTCTACAGCTGTGTCCCTGCTTCAAATGTGAAAATAGGAGAAGGCAAAACAAGGTCAATATGGGTAGACATCTTCTGCTTAATGGATTTACAAAGGGATATACCGTGTGGAGATACCATGGTGAAAGTGGCCGTATCAGAGAGGAGGTGGTGAGACCACGTCTCGAATCTTTTGATGCTGATGCTGGGGTAGCAGACATGGTAGACGATGTCTACGAAGCATGTTTCGACTCTCATGAAAGGGACGGGATGATGGAAGATGCACGGGAGTTCTACAAGATGATGGAGTCGGCAACTAAGCCCCTCCACGAGCACTCTGAGGTTTCTCAGCTGGATACTGTTGGACGCTTGATGGGGTTGAAGTCCGACCTAAACATGAGTCGAGAAGGTTTCGATAAGACGTTGACTGTGATTGCCAGCTTGCTTCCGAAGCCAAACAATCTGCCAGCTAACCAACACGCGGCCGAGAAAGTGCTCAAGTCCCTTAAGATGCCTTACGAGCAAATACATGCTTGCCCGAAGGGGTGTGTCCTTTTTAGGAATGAACACGCGGATGCAACTCACTGTCCAAAGTGTAAAACCTCTAGGTTTATGGAGGTAGACTGCGGTAATGGTCAGAAGAAGCAGCTTAACATCGCCGAGAAAATCCTACGGTACCTTCCGTTCATACCGAGGATCCAACGACTATTCATGACCGAGGATACAGCGAAGCAGATGACATGGCACAAACAGGGTAAAAGATACCATCCTGACAAGATGGTACATCCATCCGATGGTGAAGCTTGGCGCTACTTCGATGAGAAACATCCTGACAAAGCCGGAGAGTCTCGTAACGTACGTGTTGCGATAGCAACCGATGGGTTCAATCCTTACGGGATGTCATCTGCCCCACACACATGTTGGCCCGTGTTTGTCATCCCCCTTAATCTCCCTCCTGGTATCGCCTTTCAACGACAAAATGTATTCTGTTCGTTGATCATTCCGGGTCATCCGGGGAAAAATATGGGCGTGTACATGGATCTTATTTGGGATGAATTGATAACTGCTTGGAATGATGGCGTATGGACATACGACCGGGCTACAAAGAAAAGCTTCAAAATGTATGTGTGGTACCAGTACTCCATCCATGACTTCGTGGCATACGGTTTATTTAGCGGTTGGTGTGTACACGGGAGGTTCCCATGCCCAATATGCAAGACAGATGCAAGGTTCAACTGGTTGCTGAAGGGGGGCAAGTATTCGTCGTTCGACTTACATCGTCAATTCCTCCCCCTTAACCACGCATTTCGACAAGACATCAAGAACTTTACAAAAGGTGTCAAAGTACTAGATCCTCCCCCGCACATGTCGACACCTGCTGAGGTTCATGCTCAGATAGAAGCTCTTGTGGCCAATCCTGGAGGTGGTTTTCAGGGATATGGTGTGGAGCATTTGATTGTCCACCTCCCGTATGAGGCTCGTATGGGGGGGCCACAGCAGTACCGTTGGATGTATCCAGTCGAGAGAGTTCTGAAGACCGTACGCAAAAAATGTAGAAATAAAGCAAGACCTGAGGCTTCTATTGCACATGCATATGTTGTGGAGGAGGTGTCAAACTTCACACAGAAATACTATACCGAGAAGCTACCCAGCGTGCACAATCCACTACCTCGATACAATGCCGGCGAAAATGAATCGACCCTCAGCCTTTTCCGAGGCCAACTCGGTACCGCAAGTGGTTGGAACACTAAGCAACTGAACATAGAAGAGTGGCGGAAGATCATGCTATACATTTTGACCAACCTTGACGAGACCGAATCGTACAGAAAGTAAGCCCTCAAATAACTAGTTTCAATAAGCCGTCACTTTTCATTTGTACCAACCCTCTCCTCTCATTGGTACAGGGAATTCATTCGACAATCCTGGCATGAATCGAGGGATCCTACCCCGCAAGAAGAAGATACCCTTTTTTCACAGGGTGCGGCAGGAAGCCCTGATTTTATTACGTGGTTCAAAAGAAAGGTAGTGTCCATTCCAACTCATCTTGATATTTGTAGTTCATCGTACGTTTTTCATAATATGACGATCTATCCTGGTTGACCTTACAGGGCCAAACCGATCCCTCTATGTGTGCCGAGTTGAGACAAGTTGCAATCGGTTGTGAAAAAAGGGTTAGGTCCTTTAAGGGTTATGATGTGAACGGTTATCGTTTTCACACGACAAGCTACGAACGGAGCCGGCCCAATCGGAAAACCACAAACAGTGGAGTGTTTGTGCCCGGCAATGATGCCCAGGACTATTACGGCAGACTTGAAGAAATATATGAACTTTCGTTCTACGGCCCTAAGGAACTTAAACCTGTCATATTCAAATGTCATTGGTTTGACCCGGGTCGTGAAGGGGTTCGACGGACCCCAAACATTGGATTAGTCGAAGTTCGACGGGATTCCGTGTATTCAGGAACAGATGTCTACATTGTGGCTCAACAGGCCGTGCAAGTTTATTACTTGCCATATGCTTGCCAAACCAAAACGTGTCTTCAGGGTTGGGATATTGTGCATAAGGTAGCGCCACACGGTAAACTACCTGTGCCAATCGATGAGGATTACAACTT is a window from the Sorghum bicolor cultivar BTx623 chromosome 5, Sorghum_bicolor_NCBIv3, whole genome shotgun sequence genome containing:
- the LOC8076385 gene encoding scarecrow-like protein 34; the protein is MAQSPLSPSHEVFPRNPKQEAGGRSEGCHHHVPSDMMMLPYISRMLMEDEDDTDDKLLSDHPALLQVEQPFAQILSSPSPGDTNDGGGGDERSTPSYSSLSRCPYAVVGEFLKGMDQATNMLLPGAGGFICDDELQVNQTAARESRSKKRNNRDDHNLQDEVITRSSKAVMTIKQQHEDICVHETMLEDMMSSGLETYIREFEKLRVDMANEAHQKNIRKGGKKAVVSNNVVDVSSLLISCAQAVAANDHVRARDLLKQIKQHASETGDATQRLAHCFARGLEARLLGMGSQLWQLVLAERLSIEEFLKAQNLYMAACSFNKVVICFSTMTILQAIQGKTRLHIVDYGMRFGFHWAHLLRLLASREGGPPKVRITAILRSRLRPCPAELIEDTGRRLIKCAHDSGVPFSFHVIRKKWEEVCNEDLDKHPDEVLVVNDHFNFSTLMDESIFFDNPSPRDTVLHNINKMMPDVFIQSILNSSYGCSYLSRFKEALFYYTAMFDMFDATMPRGSKPRMVLEQGLFGRAAVNVIACEGIDLLERPEKYRQWQPPPPPPRSPARDSAAALARPRRRCGRATPLAVDPSLCPPLSPAAPPPAPSSSPSPPAPPPPPSTPSSPSPPALRRPRRPRGPRRPRGLCPRPLPPRAPPATSSPAAPAPTPGRGPVAVHAVLIVAVVARLCPAVQAVP
- the LOC8076383 gene encoding scarecrow-like protein 9, with translation MATTPEEFFMEGLMNLSPPSPSVLLDLPQMTNDVGQDSLCPDEIVLSYVSSVLMEDQSEDKLLCQDTDHPSLLQVQKPFSQILSSPSFSTNSDNTVNRDNIEGARNLFQDCSGDQCTLRSSLSIGALAAGSVLKGMEEASRFLSEDNVFRKDQQLNQMTRESGNSRVFKKRYNRDEDGEAVSASNFRTAHELLKQIKQHASATGDATQRLAQCFAKGLEARLMGTGRQLWQLLTLEQPLAIEYLKAYNLYMATCSFNRVALFFNVMTIEHAMVGKSKLHIVDYGPHHGFQWAGLLRWMANREGGPPEVRITAISRLQPRSCPSEGTDDTGRRLDKCAREFGVPFKFHAITAKWETISIDDLKTEADEVLVVVDLFSFSILREENIYFDGLSSRDTVLNNIRKMRPDVFIQGIMNCSHSTSFLTRFREALFSYSALFDMLDATIPRDSKLRPVLEQNMLGHSVLNLVACEGADVVNRPEKYRRWQVRNQRAGLRQLPLKPNIVKVLKDKVMKDHHKDFFISEDGQWLLQGLRCYFASESAPTGGCRKETADSEHVYTAGNLEVSVSQQGVSLSPLGIDRMVAENESKVIPR
- the LOC8076384 gene encoding scarecrow-like protein 34, with product MAATLEELVGLVEHSPQSPSVFLHLPPTPHHDNGVPSSEQQQEDVALEHISRLLMEEEEEDMHGMFLINDNDPALVHAQQSLAQIIASSSSSSSSTRNGNGASHLYKDGNSATVSDMCATATGAEACSVMDLLNMAFVKGREEGCKFLPKDNKKLVMKDTTSRNYGPEAEAGRACKVMATVARPEEEAQVQELIGRMMLDDCEVPTEEMERLRAAMADEAAMSNSREARRRRQQQVDMRTLLLSCAQAVDERHGARELLEQAKQHASPTGDATQRLAHCFVEALEARLAGTGSVLHRSLAALDTTTLLQQSPEFLQAYRLFAATCCFQRVGFAFANMTICRAAAGSSRLHVVDYGLHLGLQWPDLLRRLAARDGGPPPEVTITCVDLPLPGFRPARHMEETGHRLSDYARELGVPFKFHAVAAARWEAVRIDPDPDPGVVLVVNSLFKLETLADDSLVVDRSSPRDMVLGGIARMRPAVFTHGVVNGLCGNSFLTRFREALFYFSAAFDMLDATLPRSSEQRMVLERDFLRACVVNVVACEGHDRTDRFDTYKQWQQRSRRAGLRQLPLDPAVVGAVTEMVKQQCYHREFVIDENDDGWLLQGWKGRILYAHSTWVALADESAPPPRA